GCCGGCACGCTGTTCCAGTGGGGTGCAAAGAACTGGCCCACCGAGAACTCGCCCCGCACGGCGGCACAGTTCAACGGAGAGGAGCTGACCCTGTCTGACACGCCCCCGCTGAGGGGGTGGGGCCTGAAGGACAACTGAGGCCCGCAGGTTTCCGGAGACCTACTCACCACGGCCCCTCCCCCACTGCTGGCGCCATACATccgcagcgccccctgctggggGTGCCACAGCGTGTACTCCACACCATCCCTGCAAGCTCCAGTCACCCCGGCACTCTGGGTGGGCAAGACGGCCCCAGAATACGCCAGGCTGCTCTGCGGCAGTCCCGCGATGGCAAAACCTGAGTCTGAGGGCGCTCCTCGCTGAGAGGGGCTGGTCTGGGCCTCCATCATGGTCTGGCCCACCTGAGGGTGGGGGTGTCGCTCGGTGTGCCGGAGGTGGGCCTGAACCAGGGGCAAGCTCTGCCCCGCGGAGAGGGGAATGACAGACGTTGCCACAGCAGCGCCCGGCATCGCCGCTGCGCTGGGGACCTTGGGCGGCTTGCAGTGACCCATGCCGTAGACCTTCTGTCGCAGGCGCTGCGACAGCGTGCCGTTCATAGGCAGTGCATATGGCGCTACCGCCATTTGGGCGGGGGACAGCTTTGTCCGCTTCCCGTCGGAGCTCTTCACCACACCTCTGGTCGCGGCGGTCGTCCTGACGATGGCCAGCAGACCCTGATAGCCCGCGGTGTATGGCTGGGCGTAGTGGCTGTAGCGCTGTCCAGTAGTGTCCAAGCCATTAACAGTCCTgctaatgtgtttgtgttgaggTACCCTGATGTTGGTGGGGAAGATCTTGATTGATAGGGGATTGTCAGCAGTGCGCCGGGCATACGCATCAAGCTCGGCTGCGGTGGGATACCGCTGAGGACGCACAGACCTCATCTCACCTGCAGATAAGGGGAGACAAAAGAGAAGATTTAAAACCAGGACAGAAAGAACGCATGGGACTTTCTCATCTGAGTAGGAGATGCAAAAAGAGCTTGCAAAAAGATTACAGAGGAAAAAACCCATTCTGCTAGGTGCAATGTTCTacccttttgtgttttttgtgccaACAACGCATCAGTGTGTTAGTACTGTTTTGAACATTAATTATACTGTTAATGCACTGACTATTTTCTGAAATGTAGAATCTACATGAGAATCTAATtgggaaataaaatgtgaattgcACTTGAAATGATTATCGTGCTCTCCTTCTGAATTGTCTTCAGCATGCTGTAAAAAGTCGGATCAGCATGGCTACTCTGTGGAAACCATACTGTTCTTGGAACGTGAACAGAAGCAGGTCCAAATCATTTCGCAGTTTCTTTATCCTAATCACACTATTCAGTGCACATAAACGCTTCACACTATAATCCACATCACAAAGGTGAACACTATAAATAACATAACCATTCAGAATGAATGGAGGACATTATGAACATGTGCATTCATCAGCACTGCATACAGCACGGCGCTAAACCATTCCTCCAACACCCGCACCAAGCGATTAGTAATACCGCTcgcatgaaaataaattaaaaaatgacaaaaaaaaaaaaaaaaacaagcaaccAGACAAGGCCCAGTAAGGGCTGAAACACATTGCACCATCCCGTCGCTCTTCTCCTGCAGTGGAAGTTCATCCCCAGACATTTGCATCTTTTTAAAAACTCATTTTGCGGAAGCAGGCACCTCAGGCAATGTTTGATCACTGCATTATGAAATTAATTCCCCCTTTTTTCACCACCAAATTGGATTACCCAGGGAAATGAGGGAGCGGAAGGGGGAAGGGGAAGGGTGGAAAAGCCAATTTAGCAGCGGAGGCTCGAGAGGGATTGGGTTATTGGCGTTTGGCTATGCTGCTTACACAAAGGGATGTGAATGTAAACAGGAGTTAGCACTGCCGAGCACGCAGAACAAAGGGATTATATTACAGAGATGATTCATTCTCTCTTTACGGCGCACAGTCGGATTCAGAACGCGCCTGCGTACCCTCTCCGCTTTTGTCACGAAGGGCATTTTTGATCACAGTAAAGGCTTgttaaatacagttttttttacaccccTATAAACGCCCTTTTAACAACACTTTAAGCACAGAATAAGAAGCGTGAGCATGCAGGGGCAGCCGACAGCTCATTTGAGTTCAGCAAATTCTTATTATAGGGCAATTCCTGGGCTTCAGTTTAGCCTGAATAGCAGTAAAATGGCAATCGTgcacttttttcctctctttttaatTCAGAGGCATACGGGAAAGTGGAGGGACAAACCAAAATTGGATTTCAGAGACATTATTCAAGCAATTTCATGGCTGTTTAGTCTGCTGCAACAAAAGAAAGTTAGAGGGAAAAAAGTGCCATTTATGAGCAATAAATCAACTAGCTGATATTTCTacaaagacccccccccccaaaaaaaaaatagaaagaaaactaGCTTTTATGGAATTTTTGGCACCGAAAGAACAGGGCTGAAATTAGCTGGGATTACTCTGTAGTCAGCAAAAATAGTTGTAACCTTCAGAATGGGCCGTGGGCAACATGCGGGGGGGGCTATCCGAACAAAATTCTTTTTGTTCAATACAAACCTCATTCCAACCGGAACTCTGCCTCGCTGTTCATGTTCGCGAGTGCGTTTCATTTCAGGCCCACAATGAGCCTCCGACTGTGAAAATGATTCAATCTACAAGATCCAGTGAATAAAGACTGTAAATTGGGTGTTTAAAAGAGCGGGATAGGCGGGGCGGGGTAGTTTCAGACAAGTCAGTGTGCAGATTGGCATGCGGAGTGTGCTGCTAAACAATTTGACACACAGAAAGAATATCAACACAGACATACTGAAACAGAACAGGCCTTCATGCTGTATGAACTTGAAATGGGTCTGGGAAAAATATTAATGTCAGCAAAATACCGAATACTAAATATTTCAGTAACATTGTGATATACACCATCATTCATAGTTGTCTACAGATACGTTTCAAATCTACTGAACATTATTACGAATGTTACAATAAACAATGGTAAACGGTGTAGAACACAGGgaatttgaagtgtgtgttggggggaaCGTTTGACATGGGGTTAGCGTACcagcagaaaagcagaaaagtCCACAAACCCCAGAAGGTAGAACATCAATCCAGGCCCCACGTTGCTCCAAAAGCACGATCATAATTACTGGTGCATCTGCCACAAACACCATAATTCACCACATGGCCATCAGCAGCGCAGGTGAGAACAGGACTTGCTTTTATCACCGTATCAAACATAAACCCCGTGCAAAGATAAAAGAGGCCTGCCCAACAGACGTTGCCTAAGCGGATGCTTTTCATTTCAATCAGCATCTCAAACTGGTTTTTAAAAGAGGTATTGTGCTGTTCGATGTACCAttgacaatttaaaaaaaaaaaaaaaaaaaaaaccacacacacacacgcacgcacaagcacacacgcacacacacatccagggGAAAAAGGGCACTTTCTTACAGCAACAAATATGGAAACTAGACTGTGGATTTGGTAAATAACAGTAGTTACTAGTGGAAACTCAAAATAGTCAAACTCAGCAGATCATTTAGTGTAAGACTGAGCAGTCTCCTTGTTTTCATTTGACACTTTCTGCTGAGAAGTTAGCCTCGGGACCTCCAGATGATGTGcagcgcgcgcgcacacacacacacacacacacacacacacacacacacaaaatcagaaATCCTGTAAGCAGCTTTTTCTTTGGCTCAAAAACctggggcgaaaaaaaaaaaaaaaaagaaaagtggccCCAAAGCCTCTTCCGAAGCATGTCTGTGACAGAAATAACAGGGAGGACGACCGACCTCTCCATCATGCTCAGAGCTCTCAACATGGCTCTTATCACACAGAGTGGCccaggagggaggggggaggggcagGGCACCATGGAGCAATTTTTGAAATGTCAATTAACTCTTGGCTAATTAAGCGCGTGAACAATCTGAAGCCAAATGAACTCTTAAATAGGCCAAGAACaaatgggtgtgttttttttttttttttttttttgtggaatgggGGAGGTTTCTGGAGGGGCGACAGGGGGTTGAATCACGGCACTCGCTCAGACTCACAGAGACGTACAGAGAGGAGCgtggggggagaaaaataaaaaaaaaaccagtaGAGAAGTAAAAAGGCTCTCACAGTGTGGTTGTCATTTCTCACTCCGGAGCCAATCCTTCCCCACATGGGAACACCACAACCACCTCAGCCTCGGTAAGGAGGCTAATCTTTTCCCCTGGTCACGCTTAAAGCGATCCCGTTTCGGATCAGAGCAGAGACCTCGCAGTGCGGAAGCTGTTCAAGCGAATCACTGATTAATGAGAAaccatacagtttttttttttttaaaagaaatgaaaaatgaagagcGAGTGAGAGACTAATTATTTCAACCAGTCAGATTCAGTCAGTCCAGCCTTTCATCAATTAACCATTATAACAACCAGCTGAATATGTCTTGGCTACTATGTTTATTACAGCGTCCCAACTTTCTGCAGAGCTACAATGTCTTACTTCCGTTCCGGAAAACATTAGTCAGTGGTTGTGGTTAAAGATGTTGATACACTGGGcaactttttaaacaaattttttGTCCTAGTGGTTTCGCAAGTTAGCTATGTGCATTACTGACCAACATAACCAAACCACATAGAGTTTTTGGGAAATTTGTCTTTGGGGAAATTTGTATAAggaaattctttaaattctgtCATTCAGGAAGATACACGCGCGAGACAAAGTCATAGCTAGCTAGCTAGGTAGCTAGCAAACTGCCTAATGTAATTATTACAGGtctaatacatttcaatgcagCAGAACCATGGACGCTGATACACTAGCTCTTTTACGTGGTTATGATCAAAGCCATGCCAAGTGGTTGCGTTGTGTAGTTAAATCATAATTTATGCCCATCCCAAATATCCTAAACACCAAATGTGTACAGACAGAACTCCACAATTCAGTACAAAAAGCTAACACGCTTCAGCAATAATTTTCAAATGTCAGAAACAAGCCTCAGAATTTTCATGCTAAGTGCTTGTTACAGTTTACATAAAGCTAGGCTAGCAGTTGTGAGCACTTTGGGTAAATCCTTATGTTCGGTGCATTTTCAACATACTTTTAGCAATTAAAGTGCAGTAATTAGTACATTTGTTATACCATTACAGGGTAACAATATGATAGGATTGCCCTGACTTAATTAAATGTACCCTTAAATATAATGTACAAATATTCTCCATGCACCTTATTTGTCAAATCTTAATTAATATGATCTATTAAATAAGTGTAAACTCTTTGCAACAGTGCAATACTCTGTACTCTGATGACATTGGTGTTTCACAAGCCCCTAAAACCTGGGGTTTGTTGTCATAACAACTGCATGTGCCAACACTGCGGCCCCCGAGGGTCCCGGCATGGGGACTTCATGGTTATTCAGATATCTGATTGTAGCCATGGTCGTATTACAGAGCTGCCTGCAGGCTGAGCTTTCCCCCTAATTGATGAGGCGCAGTGTCCATGTGAAGGGGACAGATCTGGGACTGTGGACAGGGTCCAGACCTACATGCAGAAAATCAGCAAGGGGCTCATTTCCTATTCCTCAAGTTCTAATTAGTGATAAAGCCTAtagattaaaacaaataaataaaaacccacgGAGCAGAACAGTCTTCATGTTCATGCTTTCACATCTTCCCCCCTTCCTGCCTCTCTGCGTTGGTGCTCAGCTCTGCAGGAACGGAAGACCCTTCAGGGTGAACACTTACTTATCAGCGTAGAGGAGTCTGCGGCGAACTCCGCTTTACGCAAGTGTCACTTTCCATTCATCTGCGAGCTGCTCAGCTGGGCTGAAGGAAACACTCGTCTGAGAGCACAGGGGAAAACCGTTCCGGCTCCAGCCTCCATCGAGGACGCGCAGACCCATTAGTGCTCACCCATCTGTGAGGAACCAAACCTCATTTCCTCTCTCCTCAGCCCCACGAAAGGAAAGGTATAAATGGAAGACACGGGAATTGAATTTGTTCAATTAAAACTGGACCACATTCGATATTGAGGCCATTAAAAGGATTGCAATGGTGGCGCTTTGGTTGTTAGAAGAGAAGCTGGTATCAGATGCCAGCAGCTGAAAAGCCCaattccaaaatgaaatattacatttaactGTTAACTGCGAACCACGAGACACTCTGCAGTAGAGCTGATATCAGTATTATCTGATTGTGTGCCGTCCTGAGGCCCGAGCTGGTAAACAGCAAAACCTCAGGCAAACCGGAGGAGAGAGATGCCCGAGGCGGCGCCGGCAGCAGGCAGCGTCCTTCTGGtccagcatttagcagacaagCGCTTCGCTGATctcaaattaatatttaataacgCAGAGACAATGAGGCCGAAGCCCAGGAGGGAACCTGCTGCTGCAGGCAGCGCACAAAACCGACGAGGCACTTTCAGGGTCCCGCGTCAGCAAAGCACAGAGCGTCAGATGGCGAAAGAAAATCTCTAATAGCGCGACGCGGCCTGCGTAGCAAACCTCAGTTACAAAACTCGAATTTGACCTTAGATGGTAGACTGTATACATAATTTGATGAGTTTAAACGTAGCCGTTTTTGAGTGGGTAACGTGTGTCCATTAGaggcgtgaaccttcactggtctcacgattcgattacgattagcagtgatgcatcccagccattttctacatggtcacatgatgtttccaaataccAGAGTTACGGTCTCGtgcgcctgtgtggacgctctgatttgctccagagcagaaaaacttgttacgtccgcactcaccttggAACAGTTCTATATACTGGtggttctcctttaaatgcacacggcactgtgttgtgggcggagttaatcgtctgccccggtcctgatgcagatcgacatctccaccaagcagaggaaccgaggtccttgtattatttcattttgtattacataaaagcagtaatgttTGGTACGTGTGATGTCCAAATTGGTCACGTGAAAATACGTGCAGCgtaaaactcctacccggagtggcgctgatcccagatcaggctgaaattgaattccacgtcatcatgatattattgattatgttctgcactgcatcgatgcaaaatAGTCCACAaaattataagattaattttaacatcCCTAGTGTCCATAGCAGGAAGTTACATCAAAATACAGCCTAACCGTATACCAGATGTCTCGGCAATTCTActaaagtggactttctgtcacacccataaagccagtgaaataccaggtatttgtatgatgtgagtgattatAGGAAATTTggggattttctgtattcagctgtagaatttacattaaaaacGCGCTCAGATAATATTTCAATAAcactatttcatattttatcatgcagtccatCCAGGACCACAATTCTTTTTGGTGATTTATAAAATCGTAATTActtttttgcacagggcaccaaacaggccagGACCggccctggtcatttccatgtgcGCTGTCGGCAaaccgatcgggcaagtggtacAGGTTGGGCACGGATGCCCACACAGCACCCAGCGAATCCCTCAGAGCTTGAAGACTTgtttaaagtttatttattgGGACTGCAAAAATTTTAAAGACCTGAAAACTCTTTAAGGGTTACTAGTCATTTTAAAAGGTATTTAAGTCGAAACTTTTTTTGGAAACTCgaatttaggactttttaaagATCTGCGGACACCCTGCCGTGTGCTCCGTGCTCTCGCCCAAAATTAATTCCTTGTGCTGCAAATAGCACATTTTCTCGAGAAGCGAATATTTCTGTGGTTGGCCGGTATAATGAAAATTTCTCCCGTTGGCCACATATATTTAAAggtgtgttttagtgtgtgcctctctcacacacacagattgaaTTTTAAAACGACAGAGAACATAATGGTGCACTCTCACTGGATTCACAGAAAATGCTCTCATTAATTCTGATTGTAATCTGCCCTGACAATTCTTAATTTACATTCTGGGAATTTAGTGTTTATGAGACAATATGAGAGAAGATTCtaataatttacacacacaatcccttacatttgcattttttccatccatccatattTAACCAAATGCAGTAAATTAGATGATGCATATGGAAAGCACAGTCAAACATTTGGATGGCTAGGTTGTTTTCAAAGGGTTGTGTAACACTGCACCCCTATAACTTTACGTTTGACACCATTTATCCAATTTCTACCATAAATCTGAGGTGGCTCCCTATcgttttttctccccccccccccccccccccccccccccccccccccccccaccttcccCAGTTCTGCGGCAAGGCTTCCCTGAATCAGCTGAGAAGAATGTAAACTAGTGCAAGCCCAAATGCAGACAGACAAAATTGAGCTGAAGATTTGGGGATGAGATGCAAATTTgtgcacaacttttttttctttatttaaaatctgTCTCTTCAATACTgttgtaattaatttatttacttgttCCTTTTGATTGACTTAAATGTGGAATTATTGCTCATTATGAGGCTTTCATGATATTTAATGGcgggttttgttttgttctgacTGGTTTATCAGCCTTTTGCTCTGGATTTCTGGTAAGTGCTACGGTCCTTCCATTAGAGTCTGTGTGCCTGTAACGTGACACTAGAATAAACCAAATCCCTGGCCACAGTGTCGGCACAGAGTGTTTATGGTTCGACGTGGTTCCTTTTACTGAGGAGGATCAAAGCCTGGGGTAAAATTTCACAGCTGGAGGAGCGGAGACTCCGTGATGGTGTGAAAAATGGCGGGTGTAAAACAGCAGACCACCACACCGGAAGCAGTGACTGACAACTGCCACACAAAGAAGCGATACAATCCTGGTAATAAATCCCTTTGATTTCCAATACTTAATTACAAAGATTACTGAGCCTCCCACTCCGGAACTTTCCGATTATGTTTATTTGATGTGTATTTAACTACAATTTCTACCATTTGAAAAATaagtggtgtaaaaaaaaaattgtaatataaacacattttcctTGCCTTAAGGACACGTGAGATGACGTATTATAGAAGTAGAGAGCAGAAGCAGTCAAGCTCCATTCCGTCGTGGTAGAGGGCGTTTTTATCCCTTTGTTTTTTGGCAGCTTTTGAGGCTTGCACGGTAAACTTAATGAATGAACCAGATTATGAAGTTATGTATCTGTATGCAATTGTGCTTCTATGACAACAGcatttataaatacattatttgaaGGAAAGCACAACCTGTTTAGACTCAAGATTCGACTCATTATGATCTCTGCATCTCACACACCATTAATTTCTCTCCCCACCAAGCCTTGAGTTTTAGTTGCAGTCACCTCTTCATACTGACAGGCAGGTGAAATGTGTGACGTGAGAAGAGGGCAAAAGCCGCCCTGATGCCTGTGAATAAAATGAAGCACGGAGACGATGATCTGGACTATGTGCATGTGATGCTGGAGAACACAGCGGTGCTCTGCCTGCATTTTTACTAAATCCAtcagaacaataaaacaaacaaaaaaaaatcaatttctgcCAAAAAGCATTGCCAGAATGCAGAGGCTTTTAGAAATCTCACGGCAGTCTGCCTGGACCCTTTATAGCAGCGAGTCTGTAAATGTTATGCGAGTAAAAGCAGAAATTCTTTACTGATatgcagaacattttaaatctatttaaGTCTCATCATCTGTATTTGTTCAATAAATATGCAGTTaaatttttccccccttttttgaTGAGGGGTCGGTCTTGTCTTGATCACTTcgtcgatggtaacatgaaagcatgttgtaagtcgctctggataagggcgtctgccaaataccttgaatgtaaatgtctttgtcTTTATTAATATTAGCAATTAACATTAGTTGTTGTGCTGAAATCAAAGCATCAAGCCAGGGACACATCCCTGCTGCTACACCCAGCCGTTAAATACTTATATAGTTATACTGTGCACATCTAACTGAGAATATTTAATGTTCaggaattaaattatttatatagTAACAAACACTTGGTGATTTATTgctcaatgaaatgcaatgtGACATGTATTTAATGTTGGATAAGGCCTcgcttaatttatttttgtagccGATACGTTCATAAATTCTTTGAAGAGTGTTCCATTGTGCtgacaatttaataaaatgtatctgTTGGATCATAGCACTTGTGTTTGTACTGCTGTTTAAATGTGCTTATTATTGTGCTATTTACAGCACAGGTCCGGTTGTTGATCTATATGCCTGAAATTCCATTTCAGtggttcaaataaataaaaattaacagtCTAGTGTAAATTCTGCACACAGTATCAATGATTCTGTCGCATGGCTCTatcacacactcacttttttGGCTGATGGGCGGTGGAGCCTCCAGAATCTTCCCGGCACACACCAGGTGCTGGGGGGTGGGGTTCTGGCTCCTCTGCAGACAGGCCAACATGTCGAGTTCTGGAGACCTACCACCAGGCAACGGCACCAAGATCCTGGGAACAGGAAGGAGAGGAGATCAGCGAGTATCTCCCATAATAAACATCTTCAGTCCACTAACGCCGGACCCCGATGGCGGCCCGCTGACACGGGCCAGCAGTCAGACGTCTGTGGTTAAATGCTCCGCACTTTCTCCCGCCTGCTGGTCATGTTCTGAGAGGCTGTTTGGTTAAAAGCAAATCCAACTAGCAAAGAGCATTTCTCTGCTGAACACTGTGTCTTTGAGTGTTTGAGACAGGCAGTGAGAGAATATAAAAGTGTtctatattaaatatatattttttccttcttgGAGTTCAGTAGGAACGTGGTGTGCTGCTGACAGAGCTAATCAATCTCCCAGCATGCCATAAATCTGGTTTCTGCTTCCTGTGTGCCCACTGCACATAAAAGGGCTACAAAAGGCAGTTCTCAAACAATGGGAACACAAATGCAAATCCCTTCCTAAACATCGCATGGACACAGGGAGCATAAAACCCCACCAAACCCCATAAAACCAGTCTGTAACCAGGTTACCTATTACCTGTATGGTAAGGGTGGGGAGAAATGGTCCTGGAGTCACCTTCATTCCCAAGGTGCAGCTCACTGTGAAGTGACTCAAGGCAACCATTAAGGAAAATCTTATCAGCattaaaaaggctttttaacAGCCAGCGACGTCTTAATGGCCGTTTTCATCTTTTGATATGCTCATGTTACATCATACCGATTATATAAAGGAcatcaaaaatgtcaacaaaagGGAGAGGGGATTTCAATACTGATTTCTCTggtatcctttttttttttttttctttgaaggGTGAGATAttgatgtggtggtggtggtggggcctttttttaattatttttttttttttactaaaaactGATAACATAGCTGTGTTTGAGGAAGGTTCTTTTTTTACTATGAGGTTCAGGAACAGGTGCAGTGCTGAGgcagaggggtggtgagagtttTCACTGGTGTTCAGGGTCTGGATGAATGCCCATGCAGCGAGAAATAAAATCCCCTCCTTCCCCTAGCATCGGCCATCCCACATCGAATCAGACCACAGGAAACCGGAGCTAAAAGCCTCTCTCCAGCTCAATTTTGTGGAAGGTACCAATTTCCAAACAACCCTTCCATCACCGAGCATTTGTCAGGAAGGATACAGAAGCTCGGAGGCAAGAattaagcaacaaaaaaaaatctcctggGACAGACCCACACAACTTCAGCAGcaggaaatgaaagaaaatgattcCCGCTGCCTGCTGAAGAAAAATGGTTGAGATTTTGTCTCTCAGGGAGGAAAAAAGCAGGTCTTTGTGTtgctagtgttttttttttattattattcttccCATGGAAAAATGGGGGTTGGGTGGAGGATGTATATGGAAATGGCTTTTGTGTCACGTAAAATCTCTGGGTAATCTCCTTGTAACCAATTCCCAGAAGACCTTTTCATGCTCGCCTTCAAGAATCAAACCTGCAGCTCAatggaatgggggggggggggacctcaCATGTTGGCGTTCCGCTATATTCGCGgcagggtttaaaaaaaaaaaaaaaaaaaaatttaattctcCATCTCCCTGGAAGGAAGGGTGACCGGGTTTTGAGTGGCAAGGACGCTAAACCCTTGGCACGTTTCTGTGCCACAAGAGGGGCTGATAAGAGACCTTATCAGTCCCGGTGCCGAATCCAGCGGGCCTGGAGAGGAGATAAGAGATTCGAAAAACCATCACTGCTCTTTTGTCTGATAAGAGCCTTCTGGCTGACGGACGGCCTCCCCTCTAACAGGTATTTTCTAAATCTCCCAACCAATGGGTGCCGGGCTAAATGGGGGGTGTCTAATTGTCGAGCCATTGTCTGAGGCCAGTCTGGCGcttatgggtgtgtgtggagataAAGAGGTCACATGCAATTCATGCCGAGCTGCAAGAAGTATTTACTGTATTACTCCAACTAAAACCGgaattttaaaatacatgtaaaCACGTTAGTCGGACTGGAATTGCACTAAATTTCTGGCAGTCAAGCTGAACCTATTCACTCCGTGCACGCTTTGACCTGGAAGTGAACGATGCAGCGTAGCAGATGCCCTACGACAGCAAGGGATAACGTACGGCACGTACGAAGATGCTGCAAAGTTCAATTTCAACGCTTGACATGGCAGCAGCGTACCGCAAGCTAC
This genomic stretch from Denticeps clupeoides chromosome 5, fDenClu1.1, whole genome shotgun sequence harbors:
- the LOC114790732 gene encoding protein FAM222A-like, which gives rise to MLACLQRSQNPTPQHLVCAGKILEAPPPISQKSEMRSVRPQRYPTAAELDAYARRTADNPLSIKIFPTNIRVPQHKHISRTVNGLDTTGQRYSHYAQPYTAGYQGLLAIVRTTAATRGVVKSSDGKRTKLSPAQMAVAPYALPMNGTLSQRLRQKVYGMGHCKPPKVPSAAAMPGAAVATSVIPLSAGQSLPLVQAHLRHTERHPHPQVGQTMMEAQTSPSQRGAPSDSGFAIAGLPQSSLAYSGAVLPTQSAGVTGACRDGVEYTLWHPQQGALRMYGASSGGGAVVSRSPETCGPQLSFRPHPLSGGVSDRVSSSPLNCAAVRGEFSVGQFFAPHWNSVPATPNSDCYKPLELPAASSVGHALHHPHPQLYPAAAAMELCCLPGRTSLCQASVLSSSLQSLESLISEIHPPCIKECMLGRGYEGMGVPRLLEQQPAPFQLPVFR